A genomic stretch from Methanosarcinales archaeon includes:
- a CDS encoding glycosyltransferase, producing MMQTEISIIIPTLNEEKYLDTTLKALINQNTNVPYEIIVSDGGSDDGTIGIAKLYTDKVIHCKEVGIGYGRHFGALKASDSSKYFVFVDSDTILPSYFLAWMYDRFMNNPGVVAFSTHFDFSEQSQQLKLAQQVSNHYFEMRDKLFTTTLPGFITCVRKDSYFKCGGYRNVLLEDVDFSRRICKEGELRYYKDITVINSSRRLENMGLIGTIYYYAQLDIGRKIDSTIVDKIKNKLGIADLREYIGIRE from the coding sequence ATGATGCAAACTGAAATATCTATCATAATACCCACACTTAACGAAGAAAAATATCTGGATACAACACTTAAAGCACTGATAAACCAGAATACTAATGTCCCATATGAAATAATTGTATCAGACGGCGGCAGTGATGATGGCACCATTGGAATTGCAAAACTCTACACTGATAAGGTGATTCACTGCAAAGAGGTTGGTATAGGATATGGCAGACACTTTGGTGCATTGAAGGCATCTGATAGCAGCAAGTACTTCGTGTTTGTTGACTCAGATACGATACTGCCTAGCTATTTTCTTGCCTGGATGTATGATCGGTTCATGAACAACCCTGGTGTTGTTGCCTTTTCGACACATTTCGATTTCTCTGAACAGTCGCAGCAGTTGAAGCTCGCACAACAGGTTTCGAACCATTATTTTGAAATGCGGGACAAACTTTTCACGACAACACTTCCAGGATTCATCACATGCGTGCGCAAAGATTCTTACTTTAAATGTGGAGGCTACCGTAATGTCTTACTTGAAGATGTGGATTTTAGCAGGCGGATCTGCAAGGAAGGTGAATTGAGATATTACAAGGATATCACGGTTATAAATTCATCCAGGCGGCTTGAAAATATGGGACTTATTGGAACTATATACTACTATGCCCAACTTGATATTGGAAGAAAAATCGATTCTACAATTGTCGATAAGATTAAAAACAAACTCGGTATTGCAGACCTTCGTGAATATATTGGCATACGTGAGTGA